A window of Paraburkholderia sp. ZP32-5 genomic DNA:
GCTATGGTCCGCCGTCTCACTCGATGCGGGCGCCCACTTTTCCTTGTCCAACCCCGCGGTAAAGCGTCCCTGCTGCGACGTCCTGATTTCGATAGCTGTGATGCGACTCAAGTCGCCCACCTGCTTCGCAACGTCAATGCCGGCGATGATCGCCGTTTGCGTCAGAACCTGCGCGGGATAGAACTTCACGGCGCAGTCGCGGATCTTGAAGCGTTGGGTCTTGTTGCCGAAGGCGGACGTATCCACCGTGAACGGGCCCGTCACCTGTTTGAATAGCCCAGCCTCGCCCTCGAATATCGGCGATGGTCCAGTGATGCCGCCGCGCGCTAGTTCGGCCGCGAACACGCCGTTTCGGGTCGCGTCCGCATCGGCGAGCCCTTTCCAGTTCGACATCGTTTGCACTCGCGTCTGGTTCAGCGCGATATGACCGTTGATGGCGATATTCACGGCCTGCGTCAATTGCGCGGGCGTCAGCTTCATCAGCTTGCCGCTCGCGAGAGCGGCGGCCGGCAAGCTGTAGATCGGGTGGTCCCAACCGCGCGAACTCGCGGATGCACCGTCCATTAAGCGGCAATCGATCTCATAGGCGATCGCGATCGCCAGAATCACATCGCGGCCATGCGCCTTCTGCGCTTCGCCTTGCGCGAGACATGCCGTCGCGTTGTCGCTCGGGTGTCCGATCTCTTTGCCCGCATAGACATCGTTGAGATCGTAATAGCGAATCGCGGCGCCGTTAGCGAATGCGGCCAATGCGGGCGAGGTTCGCGCCGACGTCCCCATTACGGTGGATGTCCCGTTACCGCCGGAATCAGCCAGCGCGACCTCGCGCGCAATTTCTACCGGGCGCTGTTTCAGCGCCGCCACGCCGCAGCCTAATGCGTCGGCGAGATGTGTTTTGACTGCTTCGATGGTTGCCGGATCGAGATCGTCATACGTCAGCGAGTACGTGTAGTCGGCCAGACGCTCGGCAATGTTCTTCGTTTCTTCCGCTCGCAGCGCGGTCATTGGAAACCCCAGCCCGCTTGCGGCCAGAGTGGAAAGCATCGATACGAAACTCCTACGATTCATCGGTTGTCTCCGCCGTTCTTGTAGTTGAATTCACTGTTGAACGATGGTATCGACAACCTCTTCGCGGAAAAACAATCGTAACCTTGCTTCAATACATAGATCTTCTATCTTCCGGGCGGGTCAATACGTGCCTTATTACACGTTACATAACAAAGCGCTTACGTCTCTCCACTTACGTTTCCTCGCTTACGTTTCATTCCGCAATGCCTCATGCGCGGCCTTGATCAAACCAGCAATCAAGCGCATATGAGCGGAACTGCGTGGCCAGATCATGCCGAAACGCCGCTGTTCCACTTCGTCCGGCAGCGCGATCGAAGTGACCTTCAGGCGCTTCGTCAGCGGCGACGAAGTATCCGGAATGATCGACACGCCCAGCCGCCGCTCGACCATCATTGCAATCGCAACGAGAGAACTCAATTGGAATCGCTCGCGAGGCACGATGCCATGCTTGCGCAGATACAGGTTCGCCTGCTTCTCTCCACCAAGGGCGCTGCGGTAGCGAATCAACGGTTCGTTACGCAACAACTCATGCGGATCCCGCTCTCGCCAGGCAGTGGGGGCGAGTACCATCAAAGGCTCTTCGCGCAGTTGCTCCCATTCGAAATCCTTGGTCAGATCGAAAGAAGGATGCAGACAGACGGCCAGATCCAGTTCACCGCTTTCCACTGCCCGAAACAGGCGCACCGACGTATCGAAGTGAATCGACACATTGACGTTCGGGTATTGCACGGAGAACGACGCCATCATGTCCGGAATGATGCTGTGCAATGCGGTATTGATCGCGCCAACGCGAATTTCTCCCGCGGTTTGCTCCTGATTGACGTGAAGTTTCAAACCATCGATTTCCTGAAGGAGCGGCCGGCACCGCTCGATCAGCCGATAACCCGCTTCGGTAGGCCGCACCGTGCGTCCCGCTCGCGCGAGCAACCGGGTGCCGAGTTCCTTTTCGAGCGCGTGGATCTGCTGGGCCACGCCAGCCGGCGTGAGATCCAGACGGCGAGCGGCTTCGGCTATCGAACCGGTGTCGACCACCAGAAGGAAATGAGAGAGAAATTTGCTTTCCATAGCCCCATAGAAACTATCGATTGAATCTAGATTTTGTCAGTTTATTTTTCGATTCGATAGTCCCAGACTGGCTGCATGAAAAGCAAACTCTTCGTTCCCGGGTCACGGCCCGAACTCTTTCCAAAGGCACTGGCGAGCCAGGCCGACGGACTTTCTTTCGACCTCGAAGACGCCGTTGCCCGGGACGCCAAACCTCGGGCACGTGCGCACTTGCAGGAGCTTCTGCAAAGCGGCGCGACTCGTGAGTCAGGGAAAACCATCGTCGTGCGTGTCAATGCTTTCGATACGCCCTACTTCATCGACGACGTGCGCGCGGTGGTGCGAAATGGCGTGGACATGATCAATCTTCCCAAGCCGGATAGCCCCGAGCAGATACGCCAGGTACTCGCCGAGATCACATCAGCCGAAGCAAGCAATCGGGTCGATCGCCCCATCAAACTGCTGCTCAATATCGAAACGCCGAGGGCGTTACGTATCGCTTACGAGCTGGCCAGCGCGGATCTTCGGGTCGCGGGCTTGCAACTGGGCATGGTCGATCTGTTCGAACCGAACGACATCGATCGAAGCAATAAGTCGATCGTGCAGCACGTAATGCTCGCGGTGAAGATGGCGGCCTCCGAAGCAGGCATATTCGCCTACGACTCGTCTTTCGCCGACATTCAGGATCCCGAGGGCTTTCGAGCCGAGGCAGCGTTTTCGCATGGCCTCGGCTACCTGGGCAAGAGTTGCATCCATCCGAGTCAGATTGCGCTTGCCAATGCAACATTCCGCCCGACCGACGCGCAGATTGCTCACGCGTTAAAAGTGGTCGAGGCCGCGGCGGTTGCGGAACGAAATGGCGTCGGCGCTTATAAGGTAGACGGCAAGATGGTCGATGTGCCCATCGTGATTCGCGCGCGCGCGATCGTCGCGGCCGCAAGTGCAAGCGGATTGCTGAACAACGATACGGTCGACGAGGAAGTCACCAAATGAGCGGCCGCCAGCCTGAATCGGCCACGCTGCCCTGGCAGCGCAAAGGCCCCGAAGGTCCGCTCTCCGGGATTCGCGTGCTGGATCTGAGCGCGTATATCGCGGCGCCTTATGCATGCACGTTACTGGGTGATCAAGGCGCGGAGGTCATCAAGATCGAGCCGCCCAAAGGGGACAACCTGCGGCACTATCCGTCCACGCTGGAGTCCGAAAGCCGGGCTTTTATGGGCATCAATCGCAGCAAGGTCAGCATCGTCCTCGATCTGAAACAGCCGGCGGACCTTGCAACGCTGTTGAACATCGTGCGAACCGCCGATGTACTCGTCCATAACTTCCGTCCTAGCGTAGCGCCGCGTCTTGGCATCGGCTACGACGCCTTAGCCGAGTTGAATCCTCGTCTGATCTACTGCGCTATCTCGGGTTATGGCGAACAGGGTCCGCTCGCGGAAAAGGCCGGGTACGACCAGGTTCTGCAGACGATGACCGGTATGTGCCACTTCCAGGGCAAGTCGGGCGAGAAGCCGCAGATCATCTATGGCTCCGTCGTCGACTATTACGCCGCCGCGCTGCTGGCCGGCGGGGTCGCTTCGGCTCTCTATGAAAGAGAGCGCAGCGGTCGCGGTCAATACGTGGGTGTTTCTCTGCTACGCGCTGCCCTTACGATGCAATCGGCCCGTATGGTGTGGGTTGACGGCGAATCGCGTGACGTCGGTCGAGAGATGCGCTCGGGCGGCATAACCGGCATTCATCCGACCGGCAACGGCTATCTATACATCTCCGCGAACACGCCGCATTTCTGGACCTCGTTGTGCAACAAGGTCGGTTTGCCCGAATTGGCGGAGAACGAACGATATAACACGGTGCGCAAACGGGCATCGCATGAAAAAGAACTCGTTGCGCTGCTACGTGAAGCGCTAAAGGCGCGCTCGGCCGCGGAGTGGGAAGTATTGTTCGGCGAAGAAGTGCCCTGCTCCCGCGCGGCGACGCTGGAAGACATGTTCGATTCGCCACAGGTTCAGGCGGAGAACATGATCGCTGACTTTGAGCATTCGGTCGCCGGTCGTTATCGAGGATTCGCGCGAGCCATCAAGTTCGGTCGCACGCCCGGCCCACAGCCATTTTCCGCGCCGACGCTGGGCGAGCACTCAGAAACGGTTCGCGCCAACTTTACCGACGAAGTAGCCGCTGTCGAGCATCCCGGCAACACATAACGATGCTCCAGGTGGCATGCGGCTTTTCCACTGAGGAACTCCCGATGAGCAACGCAGCACCGCGGCCGCACGGCGTCTATTCGCCGGTGGTGACGCCGTTCCATGCGAATCTGCAACCCGATTACGAGCGCTATGTACGCCACTGCCGCTGGCTGGTCGCGCAGGATGTCGGGCTCGCGGTGTTCGGCACCAACTCCGAAGGCAATTCGCTGTCCGTCGGCGAGAAAAAGCACTTGCTGGATGCGTTGATCGACTCTGGCATCGCACTCGAACGATTGATGCCGGGCACTGGTTGCGCGGCACTCAGCGATTCGGTCGAGCTGACTCGCCACGCGCTGCAGCGCGGCTGCCATAACGTGTTGATGCTGCCGCCGTTTTACTACAAGGGCGTCAGTGACGAAGGACTGTTTCGCAGCTACGCGGAGATCATCGAGCGGGTCGGTTCGACCGATCTGCGTATCTACCTGTATCACATTCCGCCGGTATCGCAGGTGCCGATCAGTCTCGCGCTGATCGAACGATTGCTACACGCGTATCCCGGCGTCATCGCCGGCATCAAGGATAGCTCCGGCGACTGGAACAATACTCGTGCGATGCTCGAACGTTTTCAGCCGCATGGATTCGATGTATTTGCCGGCAGCGAGAACTTTCTGCTCGCGACGCTGCGCGCGGGTGGCGTCGGCTGCATCACGGCGACGGGCAACGTCAATCCGGCACGTATCGTCGAGTTGTATCGCCACTGGCAGGACGCCGATGCCGATGCACGTCAGAAGGCACTCGATGCGACGCGCGCCGCGTTTGCGCGATATCCGATGATCCCCGCATTGAAGGCGGCCATCGCGATCTATTCGAACGATTCGGGATGGGGCACGGTGCGCCCGCCGTTGGTCGAACTCAACGAGACCGACCGCGCGGCACTCGGCGACCTGCTGAACGCGTCGGGCTTCACGATGCCCGGCATCGAGCAGGTCGCGGCGACAGTCTGATCATCCTTTACCGAGTGGCGGCCGGCCAGGAAACCCCGCCATATTGCTCAGTTGCGCCAGCTCGTTGGCCGCGTCGCGCAGCAGCACCGAGTACTCGTGAATCTTCTCGGCAGTCAGCCGCACACGTGGACCGGCCAGACTGATCACGCCGACGCAGCGCGAGCCGCTGACCACCGGCGTCGCCACCGCTGACATGCGCGGCGCAAACACCTCGTCGATCATCGCGTAACCCCGTACGCGCGCTGCGTGCAGAAAACCCAGCAGCGCTTTCAGCGTCGTCGGCGCATTGGGGCCGAACTCATTCGGCTGCCCGAAACCCTGCTTCAACACGAGGGCGATTGCCTGTTCGTCGGTCATCGTCATCAGCCACGCGTGTCCGGTCGACGTGCATGAAAGCCGCGCCGCCTGACCCATGTCGGGATCGTAGCGAAAGCCGACGCGCTGTCCGTCCGCCTTACCCACCCAGATAATCGCCTCGCCGTCGACCAGCGATAGCCGCGCCAGCTCACCGGTCTGCGCGGCAACGCGTTCGATGATCGGTTGAGCGATATCCGCGATGCCGGTCAGGCTCAGGAATTCGAGCCCGTTCGACGTCATGCGCATGGTCAGAATGTAACGGCTGTGGTCGACCAGTTGCCTGACATACCCGCCTTCGACGAGTTCGTTGAGCACGCGGTGGCACGTGCTGCGCGGCAACGACAACGCGTCGGCAATGGCCACGAGGCCCGCGCCCTCACCTTGCGACGCCAGGAAATCGAGAATCCTCAGGCCGGTTTTAAGCGACATTTCTCGTTGTTCTCACAATATAAAATGCAGTTCCGCTGCGGAACGCCCCTCCTTTACAGCGCAAACAATAGCACTTGTTCGTCGCCAGAAACGAACGTTTCAACATATCGAGAATTGGAGACAACATGTCATTTTTTGCTGACTCAGACCTCGCCGCTGAAGAGCAGTCGGCGCAGGCCCACTTGATGGCGCGTCGCGCGGTTGCAGGGGCAACCGTCGGTACGGCACTCGAATGGTTCGACTTCGCGCTGTATGGCGTGGTCGCGGCCACGATCTTTCCTAAGCTGTTTTTCCCGTCGCTGGACCCGACCGCCTCGCTGCTCGCATCACTCGCGAGCTTTTGGGCCGGGCTCGCCGCGCGCCCGCTCGGCGCGGTGATCTGCGGGATGCTCGGCGACCGTTGGGGGCGCCGCAAGCTGATGCTGGTCACCGTATCGGTGATGGGTGCGTCGTCGTTCCTGATGGGCTTGCTGCCCACCTACCACCAGGTTGGCATCCTCGCGCCGACGTTGCTGGTCTCGCTGCGGATCATCCAGGGTTTCGCGCTCGGCGGAGAATCGACGGGCGCGCAACTGATGGCGGTCGAACATGCGTCCGCCACGCGACGTGGATGGTATTCGGGCCTGCTCGGCATCTGCTCGCCGCTCAGCCAGATTCTCGCCAATTTCGCGCTCTTCACGTTGGCCGCGCTGCTTTCGTCGGACGACTTCGATGCGTGGGGATGGCGAGTCCCGTTCCTCGCGAGCTTCGTGCTCGTGCTGCTGGGCATCTATATCCGCAGGAAGGTTAGCGAGACGCCGGCGTTCGAAGCGCTCGGCAAGAGCGGTGCGCGAACCCGTGCGGCTAATCCGCTCGGTATCGTCTTCAAGTATCACTGGCGCACCGCGCTGCGTCTGACGCTGTTCTTTTGCGGACCGGCCGCGCTGTTCTATCTGATCGTGGTGTTCTCTCTCAGCTATCTGACGAAACATCTCGGCGTGCCGAAGCAGACGGGTTTCATGCTGTTGATGGTCGCCAATGTGTGCGCGATCGTCGGCGCGCTGGCGGGCGGCTATCTGAGCGATCGGATCGGACGCAAACGTGCGCTGATGCTCGGCTCGTTCTGCACGCTGATCTGCTGTCTGATCTATTTCCCGATTCTCAACCAGAACTCGATCGCGATGACGATGGCCGTGATGGGCGCGTTCCTCGGCTTCACACAGTTCCAGAGCGGCATCCAGCCGGTATGGTTCGCCGAGTCCTTTCCGACCGAGGCGCGCTACACCGGCTCCGCGCTGTCGTACTCGGGCGCCAATCTGCTCACCGGCGGCCCGATGCCGATCGTCGCCGTCGCGCTGCTCAATGCTTTTAACGGCTCCCCGTGGGCGATCGTAGCGGTCTGCGGCTCGCTGAATCTGCTGTCGTTCCTGATGATCGCGATATCCCGTGAAACTCGCGGCACGGCCCTGGAACGCTCTTCGACACATTGAAACCATGACTCGCAAACTCTACATCCTCAACGGCTCCAACCTGAATATGCTGGGCGTCAGGGAGCCTCAGCTTTACGGCAGTACCACGCTGAAGGACATCGAACAGAACTGCCTGACGCTCGCCGATGCGCTGAAATTCGATTGCGTATTCCGCCAGACCAACAGCGAAAGCGAGTTGATCGACTGGATTCAGGAAGCGTTCCTGCAGGACGCCGCGCTGATCATCAATCCGGCTGGCTTTTCATTCGGTCGCATTCCGGTGCTCGACGCGGTCAAGCTCATTCGCCGGCCGGTCGTGGAGTTGCATATCACCAATATCCACAAGCGCTCGGAAGAATATCGGCACTCGACGATTTCGGTGGCGGCCACCGCGGTGATCTGCGGCGCGGGAGCGAACGGATATCTGCTCGCGATTCGTGCGATTGACGATTTGTGGGGCAGTCAGAGTTGAGGCGGTAAAGCACGCGCCGGACGTGGGTCGGTCCGGCGCCATTCCCGAAGTACGGCTCGGCGCCACGATCGCACCCAGCCCAACACAATCGAGCACGACCTCCAGAAACCCGACGCAGCTCGAACATCCATCCCCCACCCGCCACCCAACAGCCCCGATACAGCGGGGCTTTCAGGCCTTCTGCAGCCGATTCAGGAAAGCGACATCACGTAAGGAATAAAACGTTTGCCAGGGCGTTCTGGAATTGTCTCGGAACTCAAATCGCCCCAAGGACACATTGATGAAAGTCGCCATCCTGACCCGAAGCGCCGCTTTATTCCACTCGATCAAAGAATTTTTCGAAACCCGCGATCAGTTCACCTGCGTGCAATGCGCGGACCTGCCGGCCGTGGCATCGCTTAGCCGAGGCGACCTCGCGCTCGTCATCGTGGATTCCGGCAATGACCCGCGCTTGTATATGTCGCTGTTGTCGTGGCGAATCTGCCATTGCCTCTTCACCTTGCCGTGTATCGTGATCGGCCATTGCTTCGACAGCGCCAGCATGATCGATGCGTTCAGCGCAGGCGTCGACGATATCGTCGTCGGGCCGTTGAACCTGACCGAACTGTACGCGCGCTCCATCAGCACGCTGGATCGCTATCGCAGCGTCAACACGCAAAGGCCCGATCGCATCGATTTCGGCCCGTATTCGCTGGACAAACAGGCCGGCACCGTCACACGCGACGGCATCCTAATCGCTCTGACTGCATTCGAATTCGCGGTGACCTGGCTGTTCTTTTCCAATCCGGGCAAAGTTCTCACGCGAAACTATATTGCGCATGCGATCTGGGGCAAGGACCTCGACCTCGTGTGGCGAACCCTCGAACAGCACATCCATAAGATGCGGCGCAAGCTGAAGCTGGGTAATGCCAGCGACGTACGCATCAAAACGGTCTACTCGCTCGGCTACCGTCTCGAATTCGACGACAACAGCGAACACGCTGAAGCGATCAAAAGTGATTCGGCCGGATATGGTCGAAACAGTGCAAATTCAGTACATCTTCGCCAGGATATGTTTGCTCGAATTCGACCCGTTAATCAAAACCATGTAGGGCAGCATTCGATCTCCTGAATCGCCAGCACGCTATAGCTACCTCTCTACTGACCGTTACACACATCGATAGGCCCATGGCTCACGAGCTGCGAAGCTCGTATTCCTCGATGTCAACTCATTGATTCAGGCCTTGCTCAGCACGAGCAATGCAATCAGCGCACTGCGTCGTGCGCCGACCGTGTTCGTCTTCGAGATACGTAGCCATGCCAATTTAAATTAAGGCTAATAGAAGGAATAAAGAGCGCTTCAACGACATGCAATCAGTCCAATAACGTTCGACAGATTTTTCGGAATAAACGCAAAAGGCAAGGCGTTTTGCGTAGGCAACAACGAATCGACCCATCACCCACCAATCAGGAATTAACATGCGCACACTTGCAACCGCTCTTTCACTTGCAGCCGTTACGGCATTCGGTCTCTCCGCGTGCGGCGGCAGCAGTTCGGATTCCAATCCACCGCCGCCCGCCTCCACCGCCGGCACGTTCAAGGAAACTGTTCTCGTCTCCGACGGCAGCGTCAGCGCACCGAACATCGATCCCAATCTGAAGAACGGTTGGGGCGTCGCGTTCAATCCGACCGGCACGTTCTGGGTCGCGGACAACAACACGCAGAAGTCGACGCTCTATGACGGCAATGGCGTGGTCCAATCGCTCGTCGTCACGATTCCGCCCGCTGCGAGCGGCAAGCTTGCAAGCCCCACCGGCATGCTGTTCAATAGCACGCCCGACTTCTCCATCACCGCGAATGGCGCCACCTCCAACGCGGTGTTCATGTGGGCGACACTCGCCGGCACGATTGCCGCATGGTCGCCGAAGGTACTGCCGACCCAGGCTGTCACCGTGCATGACGACGGTGCAGGCGCGGCCGAATACACGGGGCTCACCATTGCGAGCAACGCGGGCGCGAGCACGCTGTACGCCGCCGACTTCCACAATGGCAAAGTCGATATGTTCGACAAGACGTTCACGAAGCTGTCGGTTGCGGGTGCCTTCACCGATCCGACTATTCCGGCCGGCATGAACCCATTCGGTATTCAGGCGATCGGCAGCACGATTTTCGTGTCGTACGCGAAGCTCGGACCGGACGGTCTGAAGCAGCAGAACGGCGCGGGCAACGGTATCGTCGATGCGTATGATCTGTCGGGTCATCTGCTTCGCCGCATCGCCAGCGGTGGCGTGTTGAATTCGCCGTGGGGCATGGCTGTCGCGCCGGCCAAATTCGGCGCTGTCAGCAATGATCTGCTGATCGGCAATTTCGGCGACGGCACCATCAATGCGTTCGATCCGAATACCGGTGCACCGAAGGGCGCGCTCACGCAAACGGACGGAACCAAGGTGACGCAGCCGGGCCTGTGGGGTATCGAGTTCGGCAACGACGTCGATAATCAGCCGTCCAACACGCTGTTCTTCGCGGCAGGCCCGACGCCGACAACCGGTGTGTTCGGTCGCATCGATAGCTCGCAATAACATCGTTCGATAAGAAAAAGCGCCGGGCCAGAAGAAGTTCTGACCCGGCGCTTCATGACGTCATCAAACCGCGGCAAGACTGCGGCAGCGAAGGTCTTTAATGTCCACTCATGCCGGCAACCGCCTCTTCACGCGTGCGGCGCTCGTACGACACGCGATATGTCGCGGATCGCGCGGCAAGCAGCGGATCGGCGGATGGCGCGATGCCGTCGGGCAGCATCGTCGGATCGAACACGATATCGCGGCACGGACCATCGACTTGTGTCTGCGCCCGCTCGATAACCAGCGTGCCCACGTCGATGCGTGGCCGCCGCGACGTTGTCGCCCATTGTCGTGTCGAGTCATCGATCACGTCGCCCGGCATCGCAATGTTCAGCATCAGATGCCAGCGCAACGGGCCGTTAGAAAGTTGCGCCATCAGGCCGTAAAGCAGGAAGTCCGGATCGCGTCGCTGCTGTGCATCGGCGGGAACATAGGCATTGTCGGGCACCACCTCCCAGCGCACGAAGCGATTGATACCGTGCACGTCGGTCATCCGGAACGCGCTGATGCCGTAGTACGTCGCGTTGTCGTAACGGGATGACGGCGGATGTTGATCGACGAACCGATCAAACGCGCGGACCTCCGGATGGCTGTTCAGAAACGCCTGCATTTTCGCGGGGTCTGCACGACCGGTCCGCGGATCGCGCGCGTCCGCGTTCAGTTGCTCGAACAACGCCTGCGGCGTGCGTACGGCGAAGATCGGTACGGAGTTCATCGCGAGGCGCCAGTCTTCGCCGCGCGGTAGCGCCATACGCAGCGCAAAGCTGCGCACCGCGCCGTTGCTGTCGTTTTCGCGGGGATCGCTGCCGGGCATCGACAGCCGCCCGACCACCGGATAACGGCCGCGCACGAACGCACTGGCGCGCGACACCAGTTCGCCCTGTCCATTGCTGTCGAAATAGCCGCTTACGCACACGCCTTTCGCGTGATTGCGCCGGAAGCCGGGATGCGGTGTCGTGGTCGCCTCGAACGCATCGACGATGCGCGGCGCGCTCAGCCGTGATGAAAACCATCCGCCACACCAGACGAACAGCGCGGCGAGCGTCGCGGGTACCCCGACGACTACGAACCATCGCAGCGCCAGATCAAACCGTTGAGCGCGGGGCGCCAACTCGCGCGAGCGCCCGGCCTTCATCGGGCCCGCGTGGCCGGAGATCGAAGCTCGCGGCAACGCGGCATCGGCGTTGCGAGTCGACATGAAACGCAACGTTGAACGCAACGTGGAATGCGACGACGTGCCAACTGATCAATAGCCCGGTACATGTGCTCGACGCCGGCCGGATCAGCCCCGGCGAATGTCGTTACGCGCGTCGTTGCTGCTGACGGTGGCCGACACTTCGCCGTTGTACAGCTGCTTGCCGAGCGCGCCGAGATCGGCGGCAGCAGGCTCGCTAATCAGCGCGTAGCCGAGTTGCCCGCGACGCCACGTGACCACCTTCATGCCGTCGACGCTGGTACTCGACGGCGCCGCGTCGGCCTTCGCCTCTTTCAGCACGCACAGCGCGACCGGATTGCCCTTCTCGGGCAGATAGACGATCTGCACCAGCGGCTTGCCGTGAAACCGCAGCCGCTGTACGCGCTTGAACGTCAGACCCTGACTGCTCAGATCGGGAATCTGCAACGCGAGATTATCGACCTCGCGAATATCGGAGACCGTGCGCGCGGTCACCTGCGAATCGGGTTGCAACTGCGCGATCGTATCGCGCGTGTAAAGCTGCTGATAGGCCGCTGCCGCGCTGACCCACGGCGACATGC
This region includes:
- a CDS encoding TIGR03118 family protein, encoding MRTLATALSLAAVTAFGLSACGGSSSDSNPPPPASTAGTFKETVLVSDGSVSAPNIDPNLKNGWGVAFNPTGTFWVADNNTQKSTLYDGNGVVQSLVVTIPPAASGKLASPTGMLFNSTPDFSITANGATSNAVFMWATLAGTIAAWSPKVLPTQAVTVHDDGAGAAEYTGLTIASNAGASTLYAADFHNGKVDMFDKTFTKLSVAGAFTDPTIPAGMNPFGIQAIGSTIFVSYAKLGPDGLKQQNGAGNGIVDAYDLSGHLLRRIASGGVLNSPWGMAVAPAKFGAVSNDLLIGNFGDGTINAFDPNTGAPKGALTQTDGTKVTQPGLWGIEFGNDVDNQPSNTLFFAAGPTPTTGVFGRIDSSQ
- a CDS encoding catalase family peroxidase; this encodes MKAGRSRELAPRAQRFDLALRWFVVVGVPATLAALFVWCGGWFSSRLSAPRIVDAFEATTTPHPGFRRNHAKGVCVSGYFDSNGQGELVSRASAFVRGRYPVVGRLSMPGSDPRENDSNGAVRSFALRMALPRGEDWRLAMNSVPIFAVRTPQALFEQLNADARDPRTGRADPAKMQAFLNSHPEVRAFDRFVDQHPPSSRYDNATYYGISAFRMTDVHGINRFVRWEVVPDNAYVPADAQQRRDPDFLLYGLMAQLSNGPLRWHLMLNIAMPGDVIDDSTRQWATTSRRPRIDVGTLVIERAQTQVDGPCRDIVFDPTMLPDGIAPSADPLLAARSATYRVSYERRTREEAVAGMSGH